The Sporocytophaga myxococcoides DSM 11118 genome window below encodes:
- a CDS encoding T9SS type A sorting domain-containing protein, with protein sequence MVIRFLEGIFSKIYRSIYVCFVISLFFFSSQCFSQKFYWEKSNLFPELSDSGFATSSLNVYARDGILVYTAIDGYRRYQWYASSDTLFNFKKITSKGQDVSLNWTGSDGGWITFLEGKILKYNKALDSLVAMCGNGNFYNLRAYVTGNITFHKGRYYMTGAEPNSDPSQPDTTVLLIFDPATCRWTKLAAVTPLYRLFQQGNTLYITTNGLNNEDVVYKSDDEAATWQNVILPEYYFGDSTYYPKSRFNIDRDGNVILRIAELTRNAIDSSGLKTRFYLLQNGMFNLLQMTNAYPDNRRALEGGFRSSGSGNLYYIAPLAPAPQYEAIGDILLKSSDKGNSWEKIDALAPEYLTDVVETSNGRVFGTTTTGIYELKIAKSSDCPNLIHRTKVYPNGKSCNIFDIEVHVSGGYAPYQITINNKTYQTNDSIVISDTLGLYPVKIRDSKNCTLNTSVLASRQHLDSLHVLFSYPSAGQCNSAGFGAMIWKGLPPYTVTWTDGDSIYKRIIPKEMDYIWGGYENFPLNKVADYNFTVKDSLGCKVYSDTIHKKILQTNVTYTPTLLCDSVVAEINILTTITPTNYVTVFIDNDTLLNTEWPGEAIRVKLPYNEYNTIFIRDTNNCNQSYNEYWSRSSATLGYISNLGCDSIGALGRMNINVQNTNSFTTMRWNDIDQDTFLVYRDKLKAGHYSVTVKDKLKCANSTLEFDIKAQPLPKADIPPFLCVGDTFVIKPYLEDPNIKGYFYYGTNRQSILADSLVVKMPDVADTIVNVFFVNQNPQCASDITELIFKRNSSVKPLADSIINYCSADQDIDLVSDYANTIWYSVNQKKILDTSFSIHFNPVASADSLLAYTQSSSGTCHSDTSQISIRSSDFKYHIDTSKVNQAWLLCSGGSKPYHAEITGDRTEIRYAVNDTIFLTDLPAGNYHIKAIDGNGCEGQEYSFTQTVLSILDDKATETPIIIYPNPATNHIQVSGIHSIAAITIYTIEGQKIYEGPCSNQQFINLPDLMPALYFIKVEEESRRNIFKLMIK encoded by the coding sequence ATGGTAATCAGATTTTTAGAAGGAATATTTTCAAAAATATATAGATCAATCTATGTATGTTTTGTCATAAGTTTATTCTTTTTTTCTTCTCAATGTTTTTCACAGAAATTTTATTGGGAAAAATCCAACCTTTTTCCAGAGCTGTCAGACTCTGGGTTCGCGACTAGTTCACTGAATGTGTATGCCCGGGATGGCATATTAGTTTATACCGCTATAGATGGATATCGGAGATATCAGTGGTATGCGAGCTCAGATACTCTTTTTAATTTTAAAAAAATAACAAGTAAAGGTCAGGATGTAAGCCTCAACTGGACGGGGAGTGATGGCGGCTGGATTACATTCTTAGAAGGTAAAATTCTTAAGTATAATAAAGCATTGGATAGTTTAGTGGCTATGTGTGGAAACGGTAATTTTTATAATTTACGTGCTTATGTAACTGGCAATATTACTTTTCATAAAGGCAGGTATTATATGACTGGAGCTGAACCTAACTCTGATCCATCTCAACCTGACACTACGGTGTTATTAATATTTGATCCTGCTACATGCCGGTGGACAAAATTGGCTGCTGTAACTCCATTATATAGACTTTTTCAGCAAGGAAATACATTATATATAACAACTAATGGCTTAAATAATGAGGATGTTGTCTATAAATCAGACGATGAAGCAGCCACCTGGCAGAATGTAATCTTACCTGAGTATTATTTTGGAGATAGTACCTATTATCCCAAAAGTAGATTCAACATAGATCGGGACGGAAATGTAATTCTTAGAATAGCTGAGCTGACTCGAAATGCTATTGATTCGAGCGGTCTTAAAACTCGTTTTTATCTACTCCAAAATGGAATGTTTAATCTGTTGCAGATGACTAACGCATATCCCGACAATAGAAGAGCACTTGAGGGAGGATTTAGAAGTTCGGGGTCAGGTAATTTATATTATATCGCACCACTAGCGCCAGCTCCTCAATATGAAGCTATAGGTGATATACTGTTAAAGTCTTCGGATAAAGGTAATAGCTGGGAAAAGATTGACGCGCTGGCGCCTGAATATCTTACGGATGTAGTAGAAACCAGTAATGGTCGTGTCTTTGGAACAACAACCACAGGTATTTACGAATTAAAAATAGCAAAGTCGAGTGATTGCCCGAATCTTATTCATAGAACTAAGGTATACCCCAATGGAAAATCCTGTAATATCTTCGATATAGAAGTGCATGTAAGTGGAGGATATGCACCATACCAGATTACAATTAATAATAAAACTTATCAGACAAATGATAGCATTGTAATAAGCGATACGCTTGGCTTATACCCTGTTAAAATCAGGGATAGTAAGAACTGTACACTAAATACATCCGTATTGGCAAGCAGACAGCATCTTGATTCGTTACATGTTTTGTTCAGTTATCCGTCTGCAGGTCAATGCAACTCTGCCGGATTTGGAGCTATGATATGGAAAGGTCTGCCGCCTTATACTGTGACGTGGACAGATGGTGATAGCATATACAAAAGGATCATACCGAAAGAAATGGATTATATATGGGGAGGATATGAAAACTTTCCTTTAAATAAAGTGGCAGATTACAACTTTACTGTTAAAGATAGTTTAGGCTGTAAAGTTTATTCCGATACGATTCATAAAAAAATACTGCAGACAAATGTAACATATACTCCAACGCTTTTGTGTGATAGCGTAGTTGCTGAAATTAATATTCTGACAACAATTACTCCAACTAATTATGTTACAGTTTTTATTGATAATGATACATTATTAAATACTGAATGGCCAGGGGAGGCAATACGTGTTAAGCTACCATATAATGAATATAATACAATCTTTATCAGGGATACAAACAATTGTAATCAAAGCTATAATGAATATTGGTCCAGATCTTCTGCAACGCTAGGTTATATTTCTAATCTTGGGTGTGATAGTATAGGTGCATTAGGGCGAATGAATATTAATGTCCAAAATACAAATTCATTTACCACTATGCGTTGGAACGATATTGATCAGGATACATTTCTGGTTTATAGAGACAAACTAAAAGCCGGACATTACTCGGTTACAGTAAAAGATAAACTGAAGTGTGCTAATTCAACACTGGAATTTGACATAAAAGCACAGCCATTGCCAAAGGCTGATATCCCACCTTTTTTATGTGTTGGAGATACATTTGTAATTAAACCTTACTTGGAAGATCCAAATATTAAAGGATACTTTTATTATGGAACCAACCGCCAATCAATATTAGCCGACTCTTTGGTCGTTAAAATGCCAGATGTGGCTGATACAATAGTTAATGTTTTTTTCGTTAATCAAAATCCTCAATGTGCAAGCGATATCACAGAACTTATTTTTAAAAGAAATTCTTCGGTAAAACCTTTAGCAGATAGTATCATAAATTATTGTTCTGCAGATCAGGATATTGATCTCGTTTCTGATTATGCAAATACAATTTGGTACTCTGTGAATCAGAAAAAAATCCTCGATACGAGTTTTTCTATTCACTTTAATCCGGTTGCATCTGCAGATTCCTTATTGGCCTACACGCAATCTTCTTCGGGTACATGTCATTCAGATACTTCACAAATTAGTATTCGGTCATCAGATTTTAAATATCATATAGATACAAGTAAAGTAAACCAAGCATGGCTATTGTGTAGCGGTGGTTCTAAGCCTTACCATGCGGAGATCACAGGAGATAGAACGGAAATACGGTATGCTGTAAATGATACCATTTTTTTGACCGATCTACCTGCAGGAAACTATCATATAAAAGCAATTGATGGCAATGGATGTGAGGGACAAGAATATTCATTCACACAAACAGTATTAAGTATCTTAGATGATAAAGCAACAGAAACTCCAATTATAATTTATCCGAATCCTGCAACAAATCATATTCAGGTTTCTGGTATACATAGCATTGCTGCAATTACTATATATACCATCGAAGGTCAAAAGATATACGAAGGACCTTGCTCGAATCAACAATTTATAAACTTACCTGATTTAATGCCTGCATTGTATTTTATAAAAGTAGAAGAGGAGAGTAGGAGAAATATATTCAAACTGATGATAAAATAG